In the genome of Streptomyces lydicus, the window GGAGTCGATCACGCCCAGGTCGACGAGGGCGGTGGCGATGTGCGGCCGTCCCACGGCGCCGTCGCCGGCGATCCGGGCGACCTGCTCCCAGGTGACCGGCACACCGAGCTCCCGCAGCTTGGCGACCATCCCCCGGGCCCGCGGCACCCGGTCGTCCCGCACCAGCTCGCGCTCACGGGCGAACTCCGGCTCCTCGGGGTCGAAGAGGTAGGCGAGCATATGGAGGCTCACCCCGTCGAGCCGGCAGGAGAGTTCGGCGCCGGTGACCAGCGTCAGCCCCGCGGGCAGCGCGGCCCGCGCCTCGGCGTGCCCGCCGACGGTGTCGTGGTCGGTCAGCGCGATGACGTCCAGCCCCGCGGCCGCGGCGCCGCGCACCAGCTCCGCGGGCGTGTCCGTACCGTCGGACGCCGTGGAGTGGGTGTGCAGATCGATGCGCACGACGCGGACTCCAGACTGCTGCGGGACGGACGGGACGGATGCGGGACAGATACGGGGCGGGCCCGGCAGGAGGCCGGGGGAGGTACGCCCCAGGGGACACCGGAAGGATACCGGGCGGCCGGTAGCGCCCATGGCCCGGCGGACGGTGAGGGAGGCCACCCCGGGGTCCGCACCGCCGGGGTCCGCACCTCCGCCTCCGGCGGCCGGCCTCGACGCCGCCCCGAGCGGCCGCCCCCGAGCGGCCGGCCCTCAGCCCAGGATCCGCGGCGAGATGGCCCCGCACGGCAGCAGATCCACCTCGGCGCCCGCCTCGCGCAGATCGGTCAGCACCAGCTCGTCGTACAGCAGCAGCCCCGACTGCTCGGGCCAGACGATCGCCCAGAGCCACAGCCCGCGCGCCTCGCCCGCGAAGACCGCACGGTCCGCGGGCGCACCGTCGACATGCCACAAGGCGGTCGGGCGGCCGGCGGCGAGCACCTTGGCGTGCGGCGGTTTGTCCACGCACATATGGGGGCCGGGGTCGGGGCCGTCGATACCGGCGTAGCGCGCGCCGAGGCCGACGCCCAGTTCCTCGGCGATCAGCAGCAGTTCGCCGGGGCCGCCGAGCGGGCCGGGGCCCGTGCAGGCCACCGCGGTCGCGCGGCCGCCGCTGCGGTCGTCACCGGCGCAGGCCACGCCGGTGAACAGCCAGCCGACCGGCAGCGGCCAGGGCATCCACACGGGCACCTGCGCGCGCTGCACGACAACGCCGAGCGCTTCGACGCTCGGCGGGACGACGGGCTGGAGTGGGTGCACGGTGCCGTGCAGCGCGCACTGCCAGGTGTCGGAGAAGAGACCGGGCGCCCGAACCCGGCCTCCGCACTTCGGACAACTGGGTTCGCCCCTCATAGCCCTCCACGGTCCTCCAGCCCCGCCGCCGCGTCAAGGACGATCACGCCACCGGTGTGCCCCGAATCACCTGCCCCGCCGTGCATTTGACCACTTCCCGGCAACCCGCCCGTCCGACCGCCCACACGACCAGGAAAGTAGTTGCTACTTGCAGTCTTTAGCGTGTCTAACTTATTGTGTGTAAACGTCAACGATCCCGGCGGGCCGACTGGCCCCCGGCATTCACCCGCGGGCCCCGGGATCCAGGGGCACGCAACCGGCAACCCAACGGGAAGGGGATCTTCAGCATGAACGGCACGAAGGGCAGCGGCCACGGCGGCGGCGCGGACGATCCGTCCGGCGGGGGCGGCGCGTCCGTCCTCCGCCAGCCGAAGGCCGTATGGGCCACGGCGGGCGCCTCGGTCGTGGCCTTCATGGGCATCGGCCTCGTCGACCCGATCCTCCCCTCGATCGCCCGGGGCCTGCACGCCACCAACAGCCAGGTCTCCCTCCTCTTCACCTCCTACTTCCTGATCACCGCCGTCGCGATGCTGCTCACCGGCTTCGTCTCCAGCCGCATCGGCGGCCGCAAGACGCTGCTGGCCGGCCTGGCGCTGGTGGTGGTCTTCGCCACGTTCTCCGGGATGTCGGGGTCGGTCGGCGAGCTCGTCGGCTTCCGGGCCGGCTGGGGCCTGGGCAACGCCCTGTTCGTCTCGACGTCGCTGGCGGTCATCGTGGGCGCGGCGGCCGGCGGATCCGCGGCGGCGATCCTGCTCTACGAGTCCGCGCTGGGGCTCGGCATGGCCTGCGGCCCGCTGCTCGGCGCGATCCTCGGCGACATGAAGTGGCGCTACCCGTTCTTCGGCACCGCCGCCCTGATGGCCATCGGCTTCCTCGCCATCACGGCCTTCCTCAAGGAGCAGCCGAAGCCGGCGGCCAGGACCTCGCTTCTCGACCCGCTCAAGGCGCTCGGCCACGGTGGCCTGGCCGCCACCGCCGTGGCCGCGTTCTTCTACAACTACGCGTTCTTCACGGTGCTGGCCTTCACCCCGTTCGTGCTGAACATGTCGCCGTACAAGTCCGGCGGGGTCTTCTTCGCCTGGGGCGTGCTGCTCGCGGTGTTCTCGGTGATCGTGGCGCCCCGGCTGCAGCACCGCTTCGGCTCGCTGAAGGTGCTGGCCGGCTCGCTGCTGCTGCTCGCGGCCGACCTGCTCGTGCTCGGCTACGGCGACCACACCACCGCCGTCGTCTGCACGGTCGCCTCCGGCGCCTTCATCGGCCTCAACAACACCGTCTTCACGGAGCTGGCCCTGGGCGTCTCCCACGCGCCCCGGCCCGTGGCGAGCGCCGGCTACAACTTCGTCCGGTGGTTCGCGGCGGCCGCCGCGCCGTTCCTCGCGCCCAAGATCGAGGAGTGGACCGATATCCACCTCCCCTTCGTGGTCGCGGCCGCAGCAGCGGTGACCGGCGCCTGCATCGTCGCCGTCCGGCGCCGGGCACTGACCACCGGGGCCGAGGTACCGGCGCCGCGGCAGGCCGGACGGGACGCGGTCGCAGCCCTCGCCGACTGACGCGGTCGCGGTCCTCGCCGGCTGAGCCGCACCGGGCACCGCGCGCGCCACGCAGCCCGCCCCGCACCGGAACTGACGCCCCGTCCGCCCTCTTCGGAGGGTGGACGGGGCGTGCACCGTCGTACCGTCGCGCGCGGCTCAGTCGAGCGGTACGCCCGTACGCAGCGGGTCGCGCAGATCCGTGCCGTGCTCCAGCCAGCGCTTCTCCAGGGCCTCGGCGCCGTGCACCCGCTTCCAGGCGGCCTCGTTGGGCGTCATCGGCAACAGCGGCAGAAAGCGGACCGGCTCCCTCGGCTCATCGAGTGCCAGGTCTTCGACAAGGCCCCCGGGCGAGGCGACCAGAACCGAGGTGAACGCCGCCCCCGGCCACAGCGGCTCCCCCACGTCCAGCGAGGCTCCGGGAGCCACCACCACCCCCTCGACCTGCGGCGACGCGGCGAGCACGGCGAGCGGTCTGAGCACCTTGTCGCTCTCCACACGGCCGGCGCGTACGGACAGCAGGAGTTCGGCGCGCGGACCGCGCAGCGGATCGGCCAGCACGGCGGTGGGGTCGGCCATGGGCTGCGCGGACATCCCGAGCGTGGCGTATCGCACCACCCCGTCGTCCACGAAGCGGAGGACCTCGATACGGTCGGTGCCGAGGAACGTGACGGCGGCGCGCGCGTCCGGCTCGCCCAGGGTCGTCCGCAACCGGGCCTCGACCAGCTCAAGAACGTCAGACATGCCGCGAGCATAGGCCGGAGCCTTCGCCCTGCCGTCACCGCTCCACGGGCTTGCCCCGGGCGCCGTCCGGGACCCCGGCGCGGTGTCCCGTTCTTCGTATGGAACGGGCAAAGCGGCGCTGCAACACCGCAGGCGGCTGATAGCCTTGCCGTCTGCTCAGGGAATGACGTCGTCCCCCAACGGGGACCGGCCGGAGGAGGTGGGGCTGCGGTGGATCCGAGTCGACCGTGCAGTACCGATAGTTCTCCTGTCGTCCCCTTCGCGCAGCGAATCTCCTGATCCGAGAGCTTCCGTACCCCGCCGCTCAGCGGCGAAACCAAGGAAGCACCTTTGCGCCGGATGTAGATGACGGAAGAGCGCCTTCGACTCTTTGTTCCGTGTTTTCTGCGAACTGCCGTCAGTGCCCTCGCACGAGCGCCGCCCGCTTTGCGGACGTACAGCCGATGACGCCTCGTACGTCCACGTTCCGGGCAGCGTTGCGCCCCGCGCTCGCCACTGACGGCCGGCCCGTGAAGGAGCCTGCCATGTCGATGATCCGTGACCTGCGTGCCGCCGTCCGCCCGTCCCGGCGGCGCGACAGCACCCCGTACCACTACGAGAAGTCCGCCCCGGCCTGCACCAACAGCGCCATCGTCGACTGCGGTGTGTACCGCGAGGGCCGCCGGGTGAGCGAGCACGTCACCCCGGCCGAGGCGATGGCCTCGGTCCGCTCCGAGGGCGGCTTCGCCTGGATCGGGCTGCACGAGCCCAGCGAGGCCGAATTCGCCGGTATCGCCCAGGAGTTCGGGCTGCACCCGCTCGCCGTCGAGGACGCCGTGCACGCCCACCAGCGGCCGAAGCTGGAGCGCTACGACGAGACCCTGTTCACCGTCTTCAAGACGGTCCACTACGTGGAGCACACCGAGCTGACCGCCACCAGTGAGGTGGTGGAGACCGGTGAGGTGATGTGCTTCACCGGCCGGGACTTCATCGTCACCGTGCGGCACGGCGGCCAGGGCTCGCTGCGCGCGCTGCGGCACCGGCTGCAGGACGACCCGGAGCTGATGGCCAAGGGCCCGTCCGCGGTGCTGCACGCCATCGCCGACCAGGTCGTCGACGGCTATATGGCGGTGGCCGGC includes:
- a CDS encoding PHP domain-containing protein, producing the protein MRIDLHTHSTASDGTDTPAELVRGAAAAGLDVIALTDHDTVGGHAEARAALPAGLTLVTGAELSCRLDGVSLHMLAYLFDPEEPEFARERELVRDDRVPRARGMVAKLRELGVPVTWEQVARIAGDGAVGRPHIATALVDLGVIDSVSDAFTSEWLAGDGRAYVEKHELDPFDAIRLVKAAGGVTVFAHPLAVKRGSCVPESAIAALAAAGLDGIEVDHMDHEEPTRARLRGLAADLGLLTTGSSDYHGSRKTCRLGEYTTDPEIYGEIVRRATGAFPVPGTGG
- a CDS encoding DUF6758 family protein — protein: MRGEPSCPKCGGRVRAPGLFSDTWQCALHGTVHPLQPVVPPSVEALGVVVQRAQVPVWMPWPLPVGWLFTGVACAGDDRSGGRATAVACTGPGPLGGPGELLLIAEELGVGLGARYAGIDGPDPGPHMCVDKPPHAKVLAAGRPTALWHVDGAPADRAVFAGEARGLWLWAIVWPEQSGLLLYDELVLTDLREAGAEVDLLPCGAISPRILG
- a CDS encoding MFS transporter, whose translation is MNGTKGSGHGGGADDPSGGGGASVLRQPKAVWATAGASVVAFMGIGLVDPILPSIARGLHATNSQVSLLFTSYFLITAVAMLLTGFVSSRIGGRKTLLAGLALVVVFATFSGMSGSVGELVGFRAGWGLGNALFVSTSLAVIVGAAAGGSAAAILLYESALGLGMACGPLLGAILGDMKWRYPFFGTAALMAIGFLAITAFLKEQPKPAARTSLLDPLKALGHGGLAATAVAAFFYNYAFFTVLAFTPFVLNMSPYKSGGVFFAWGVLLAVFSVIVAPRLQHRFGSLKVLAGSLLLLAADLLVLGYGDHTTAVVCTVASGAFIGLNNTVFTELALGVSHAPRPVASAGYNFVRWFAAAAAPFLAPKIEEWTDIHLPFVVAAAAAVTGACIVAVRRRALTTGAEVPAPRQAGRDAVAALAD
- a CDS encoding suppressor of fused domain protein gives rise to the protein MSDVLELVEARLRTTLGEPDARAAVTFLGTDRIEVLRFVDDGVVRYATLGMSAQPMADPTAVLADPLRGPRAELLLSVRAGRVESDKVLRPLAVLAASPQVEGVVVAPGASLDVGEPLWPGAAFTSVLVASPGGLVEDLALDEPREPVRFLPLLPMTPNEAAWKRVHGAEALEKRWLEHGTDLRDPLRTGVPLD
- a CDS encoding magnesium and cobalt transport protein CorA, encoding MSMIRDLRAAVRPSRRRDSTPYHYEKSAPACTNSAIVDCGVYREGRRVSEHVTPAEAMASVRSEGGFAWIGLHEPSEAEFAGIAQEFGLHPLAVEDAVHAHQRPKLERYDETLFTVFKTVHYVEHTELTATSEVVETGEVMCFTGRDFIVTVRHGGQGSLRALRHRLQDDPELMAKGPSAVLHAIADQVVDGYMAVAGAVQDDIDEVEIDVFSSGTNGKGSPKGGDAGRIYQLKREVLEFKRAVSPLLRPMQLLSERPMRLVDSDIQKYFRDVADHLARVNEQVLSFDDLLNSILQANLAQAAVAQNEDMRKITAWAAIFAVPTMIAGIYGMNFDYMPELHWKFGYPAMMLVTVAICFGIHRGFKRNGWL